Proteins encoded in a region of the Melospiza georgiana isolate bMelGeo1 chromosome 2, bMelGeo1.pri, whole genome shotgun sequence genome:
- the STOML3 gene encoding stomatin-like protein 3 → MRGSELPSKGMDPQTERPKKMNTEHLIADRQEGIGICGWILVSLSCLLVLITFPISIWACVKVVREYERAVVFRLGRILSKKAKGPGMILVLPCTDTFTKVDLRTVACKIPPQEILTRDAVTAQVDGVVHYRIHSAVSAVANVTDVHSATLLLAQTALRNVLGTQSLAQLLAGRQEIAHSIQATLDSATEQWGVKVARVEIKDIRIPMPMQRAMAAEAEAAREKKAKVVAAEGEMNASKALQRASMVLSESPAALPLRYLQTLTAVAAQNNSTIVFPLPMNMFGSLGQKRTGG, encoded by the exons ATGAGGGGATCAGAGCTTCCCTCTAAGGGGATGGATCCCCAGACAGAGAGACCCAAGAAAATGAACACAGAACATCTAATTG CTGACAGGCAGGAAGGAATTGGCATCTGTGGCTGGATCCTGGTTTCACTTTCATGCCTCCTGGTGCTTATTACCTTTCCTATTTCCATCTGGGCATGTGTCAAG gTTGTCAGAGAATATGAGCGTGCTGTTGTATTTCGCCTGGGACGCATCCTGTCTAAGAAAGCGAAGGGACCAG gaatgATCCTTGTACTTCCATGTACAGATACATTTACCAAGGTTGATCTGAGGACGGTTGCCTGTAAGATTCCTCCACAAGAG ATTCTCACGAGGGATGCTGTTACTGCCCAGGTGGATGGGGTGGTGCACTACAGGATCCACAGCGCTGTCAGTGCTGTTGCCAATGTCACTGATGTCCACTCTGCCACCTTGCTTctggcacagacagccctgAGAAACGTTCTGGGTACACAGAGCttggctcagctgctggcaggtcGTCAGGAGATTGCACACAGTATCCAG gccaccctCGACAGTGCCACGGAGCAGTGGGGAGTCAAAGTGGCCCGTGTGGAGATCAAAGACATTCGCATCCCCATGCCCATGCAGAGGGCAATGGCAGCTGAAGCAGAGGCTGCTCGAGAGAAAAAAGCTAAG GTTGTGGCAGCTGAAGGGGAAATGAATGCTTCCAAAGCTCTCCAGAGGGCCTCCATGGTGCTGTCTGagtctccagcagctctgcccctgcgTTACCTGCAAACATTaacagctgtggcagcacagaataACTCCACTATTGTCTTCCCTCTCCCTATGAATATGTTTGGGAGTTTGGGGCAGAAACGTACAGGGGGATAG
- the PROSER1 gene encoding proline and serine-rich protein 1 isoform X1, whose translation MDKKSFETVLDEIRKAVLTEYKLKAIEYVHGYFSSEQVVELLRYFSWAEPQLKAIKALQHKIVAVPASKMVNILNCFTFSKDKLIALEILASNIVDAQNYRLIEDLFRINMSEKKRCRRILEQASKTGCKAPHAMISSCGMIPGNPYPKGKPSRINGIFPGTPIKKDTEECTNEGKGIAARILGPSKPAPSTYNPHKPVPYPIPPCRPHATIAPSAYNNAGLVPMANVIAPGLPAPPPYTANQVVSENEDLSSQAKPSQNQAFSAQANQLFTPHGSNPSTPAATPVPTPSPVKAISHPLAPATPLISGMNMSTPVLPVFPGQVSSSIHASQPSTPTPTVIKSLSLPGVPVTSVHSATSTPIPSVFSGLASIPAAMPTPQGSSTPCATPAPSEAFASAATPFAGLPFSAASSVASANNPAPLSSVFAGLPLSLPPNAQGISSPVPSTIANSPATTIPGSLSLPNPILSVLKGFLTSNDTSLINSSALPSAVTSELASLSALANQSSDPPTSSVNKCYTPSATPNTQRSSTPGLAIFPGLPSPSVANSSSTPPTLPAQSPLTTSPSIMPVNCGSSASLLHGTSPTNPDQQLSSAPAATSIPVLVKTEPMSPTLSAFKGPSHSASPSHGTLGLSGLGRAYTSAASVPVSLPSSLNPALSGLSSLSAPLNNSSSLASISLAPHGSSAPIAPVFNGLPPFTSLTSNFAFTGNPALTPPVTLPGSLLATPATSAAAVPAPHASSTAAVLSGLAASAAVSAPPFSLNLSSAVPSLFSVAQGPLGSSNPSFPGFPVSNTPSVTPALPSFPGLQASSAVAAVAPLPAAATAPSPAPVLPGFASAFSSNFNSALVAQAGLTSGLQTPGNAVFPGLLSLPGIPGFPQSAAQSSLQELQHSAAAQSALLQAHSASALDNYTAQPEGFANYPSTPGTPFSLQTSLPQSGWQ comes from the exons ATGGATAAGAAATCATTTGAAACCGTGCTGGATGAAATTAGGAAG GCTGTATTGACGGAGTACAAATTAAAAGCTATTGAATATGTTCATGGATACTTTTCCAGTGAACAG GTTGTTGAATTACTGAGATACTTCTCCTGGGCAGAACCACAGCTTAAGGCAATAAAGGCTTTACAACAT AAAATAGTGGCAGTTCCAGCATCAAAAATGGTTAATATTCTCAACTGCTTCACCTTCAGTAAAGATAAACTTATTGCCCTTGAAATCTTAGCTTC CAACATTGTTGATGCTCAGAATTATCGCCTGATTGAAGATCTGTTCAGAATTAATATGTCAGAGAAGAAAAGATGCAGACGAATTCTCGAACAG GCTTCAAAAACAGGTTGTAAGGCTCCTCATGCTATGATATCATCCTGTGGCATGATTCCTGGCAATCCTTATCCCAAGGGCAAGCCAAGCCGCATAAATGGAATTTTTCCA ggaACCCCTATCAAAAAGGATACAGAAGAATGTACTAATGAAGGAAAGGGAATAGCAGCCCGTATACTTGGACCATCCAAACCA GCTCCATCAACGTACAATCCACACAAACCAGTTCCATACCCCATCCCACCATGTCGGCCACATGCAACTATTGCACCAA GTGCTTACAACAATGCTGGCTTAGTTCCAATGGCCAATGTCATAGCTCCAGGCTTACCAGCTCCTCCACCATACACTGCTAATCAAGTGGTATCAG AAAATGAGGACCTTTCCAGCCAGGCAAAACCTTCCCAAAATCAAG ctTTTTCTGCACAAGCGAATCAGCTCTTTACTCCTCATGGTTCTAATCCTTCAACACCTGCTGCTACTCCAGTCCCTACCCCATCACCTGTCAAGGCAATAAGCCATCCATTAGCACCTGCAACTCCACTCATCTCTGGGATGAACATGTCTACCCCTGTCCTTCCTGTTTTCCCAGGACAGGTCTCCTCTTCCATCCATGCATCTCAGCCATCCACCCCAACCCCTACTGTCATCAAATCCCTTTCATTGCCTGGTGTTCCTGTCACATCTGTTCACAGTGCAACCTCTACCCCTATCCCCTCAGTTTTTTCTGGGCTGGCTTCTATCCCTGCTGCTATGCCCACTCCGCAGGGTTCTTCCACTCCATGTGCCACACCTGCACCCAGTGAAGCTTTTGCATCTGCTGCTACACCATTTGCTGGCCTCCCTTTCTCTGCAGCCTCTTCAGTTGCTTCTGCTAATAATCCTGCTCCATTGTCATCAGTCTTTGCTGGCCTCCCTTTGTCCTTGCCGCCCAATGCCCAAGGGATTTCTAGTCCTGTTCCATCTACAATTGCTAATTCTCCTGCCACCACCATTCCTGGCTCGCTTAGCTTGCCTAACCCAATTTTGTCTGTCTTAAAGGGATTTCTGACATCAAATGACACTTCATTAATCAATTCATCTGCTTTACCTTCTGCTGTGACAAGTGAGCTTGCTTCTTTATCTGCTCTTGCTAATCAAAGCTCTGATCCTCCCACTTCCTCTGTCAACAAATGTTACACTCCATCAGCCACCCCCAACACACAGCGTTCCTCCACACCTGGGCTGGCTATTTTTCCAGGTCTTCCATCCCCATCTGTAGCCAATTCTAGTTCCACTCCTCCCACATTGCCTGCACAGTCACCTTTAACCACTTCACCATCGATTATGCCAGTCAACTGTGGCTCATCAGCCTCCCTCTTGCATGGCACAAGTCCTACTAATCCCGACCAGCAGCTCTcatcagccccagctgccacaAGTATCCCAGTTCTGGTCAAAACAGAACCCATGAGTCCTACCCTGTCGGCCTTCAAAGGTCCTTCTCATTCAGCCAGCCCTTCTCATGGCACCCTAGGACTCTCAGGGCTCGGGCGTGCGTACACCTCAGCAGCTTCAGTGCCCGTCAGCTTGCCCAGTTCCCTGAACCCAGCGCTGTCAGGGCTCTCCTCTTTGAGTGCTCCTCTGAACAACTCCAGTTCTCTGGCTTCCATTTCCCTCGCCCCACACGGCTCCTCTGCTCCCATTGCCCCCGTGTTCAATGGACTTCCTCCTTTCACGTCTCTAACCAGTAACTTTGCCTTTACTGGTAACCCAGCACTGACCCCGCCCGTCACCCTCCCGGGGTCTCTGCTGGCCACCCCGGCTACGAGCGCTGCAGCCGTGCCCGCCCCCCACGCGAGTTCCACCGCCGCCGTGCTCTCAGGACTCGCCGCCTCCGCAGCAGTCTCCGCTCCACCCTTCTCGCTTAACTTGTCCAGTGCTgtcccttcccttttttctgttGCCCAGGGACCTCTGGGATCATCAAACCCATCCTTCCCTGGTTTTCCTGTCTCTAACACACCCTCTGTCACTCCTGCTCTCCCTTCTTTCCCTGGCCTCCAGGCATCTTCTGCAGTAGCAGCAGTTGCACCGTTGCCggcagctgccacagccccatcTCCAGCTCCAGTCCTGCCAGGGTTTGCCTCGGCCTTTAGCTCAAACTTCAACTCTGCACTTGTGGCACAGGCTGG CTTGACTTCTGGACTACAGACTCCAGGAAATGCAGTTTTTCCTGGTCTTTTATCTCTCCCCGGTATCCCTGGCTTTCCCCAAAGTGCCGCACAATCTTCCTTACAAGAATtgcagcacagtgcagctgcacaGTCAGCACTACTACAG GCGCATTCTGCTTCTGCTCTGGACAACTATACAGCTCAGCCTGAAGGTTTTGCTAACTATCCATCAACACCAGGAACACCATTTTCATTGCAGACAAGTCTGCCCCAGAGTGGATGGCAGTAA
- the PROSER1 gene encoding proline and serine-rich protein 1 isoform X2, with the protein MDKKSFETVLDEIRKAVLTEYKLKAIEYVHGYFSSEQVVELLRYFSWAEPQLKAIKALQHKIVAVPASKMVNILNCFTFSKDKLIALEILASNIVDAQNYRLIEDLFRINMSEKKRCRRILEQASKTGCKAPHAMISSCGMIPGNPYPKGKPSRINGIFPGTPIKKDTEECTNEGKGIAARILGPSKPAPSTYNPHKPVPYPIPPCRPHATIAPSAYNNAGLVPMANVIAPGLPAPPPYTANQVVSENEDLSSQAKPSQNQAFSAQANQLFTPHGSNPSTPAATPVPTPSPVKAISHPLAPATPLISGMNMSTPVLPVFPGQVSSSIHASQPSTPTPTVIKSLSLPGVPVTSVHSATSTPIPSVFSGLASIPAAMPTPQGSSTPCATPAPSEAFASAATPFAGLPFSAASSVASANNPAPLSSVFAGLPLSLPPNAQGISSPVPSTIANSPATTIPGSLSLPNPILSVLKGFLTSNDTSLINSSALPSAVTSELASLSALANQSSDPPTSSVNKCYTPSATPNTQRSSTPGLAIFPGLPSPSVANSSSTPPTLPAQSPLTTSPSIMPVNCGSSASLLHGTSPTNPDQQLSSAPAATSIPVLVKTEPMSPTLSAFKGPSHSASPSHGTLGLSGLGRAYTSAASVPVSLPSSLNPALSGLSSLSAPLNNSSSLASISLAPHGSSAPIAPVFNGLPPFTSLTSNFAFTGNPALTPPVTLPGSLLATPATSAAAVPAPHASSTAAVLSGLAASAAVSAPPFSLNLSSAVPSLFSVAQGPLGSSNPSFPGFPVSNTPSVTPALPSFPGLQASSAVAAVAPLPAAATAPSPAPVLPGFASAFSSNFNSALVAQAGLTSGLQTPGNAVFPGLLSLPGIPGFPQSAAQSSLQELQHSAAAQSALLQE; encoded by the exons ATGGATAAGAAATCATTTGAAACCGTGCTGGATGAAATTAGGAAG GCTGTATTGACGGAGTACAAATTAAAAGCTATTGAATATGTTCATGGATACTTTTCCAGTGAACAG GTTGTTGAATTACTGAGATACTTCTCCTGGGCAGAACCACAGCTTAAGGCAATAAAGGCTTTACAACAT AAAATAGTGGCAGTTCCAGCATCAAAAATGGTTAATATTCTCAACTGCTTCACCTTCAGTAAAGATAAACTTATTGCCCTTGAAATCTTAGCTTC CAACATTGTTGATGCTCAGAATTATCGCCTGATTGAAGATCTGTTCAGAATTAATATGTCAGAGAAGAAAAGATGCAGACGAATTCTCGAACAG GCTTCAAAAACAGGTTGTAAGGCTCCTCATGCTATGATATCATCCTGTGGCATGATTCCTGGCAATCCTTATCCCAAGGGCAAGCCAAGCCGCATAAATGGAATTTTTCCA ggaACCCCTATCAAAAAGGATACAGAAGAATGTACTAATGAAGGAAAGGGAATAGCAGCCCGTATACTTGGACCATCCAAACCA GCTCCATCAACGTACAATCCACACAAACCAGTTCCATACCCCATCCCACCATGTCGGCCACATGCAACTATTGCACCAA GTGCTTACAACAATGCTGGCTTAGTTCCAATGGCCAATGTCATAGCTCCAGGCTTACCAGCTCCTCCACCATACACTGCTAATCAAGTGGTATCAG AAAATGAGGACCTTTCCAGCCAGGCAAAACCTTCCCAAAATCAAG ctTTTTCTGCACAAGCGAATCAGCTCTTTACTCCTCATGGTTCTAATCCTTCAACACCTGCTGCTACTCCAGTCCCTACCCCATCACCTGTCAAGGCAATAAGCCATCCATTAGCACCTGCAACTCCACTCATCTCTGGGATGAACATGTCTACCCCTGTCCTTCCTGTTTTCCCAGGACAGGTCTCCTCTTCCATCCATGCATCTCAGCCATCCACCCCAACCCCTACTGTCATCAAATCCCTTTCATTGCCTGGTGTTCCTGTCACATCTGTTCACAGTGCAACCTCTACCCCTATCCCCTCAGTTTTTTCTGGGCTGGCTTCTATCCCTGCTGCTATGCCCACTCCGCAGGGTTCTTCCACTCCATGTGCCACACCTGCACCCAGTGAAGCTTTTGCATCTGCTGCTACACCATTTGCTGGCCTCCCTTTCTCTGCAGCCTCTTCAGTTGCTTCTGCTAATAATCCTGCTCCATTGTCATCAGTCTTTGCTGGCCTCCCTTTGTCCTTGCCGCCCAATGCCCAAGGGATTTCTAGTCCTGTTCCATCTACAATTGCTAATTCTCCTGCCACCACCATTCCTGGCTCGCTTAGCTTGCCTAACCCAATTTTGTCTGTCTTAAAGGGATTTCTGACATCAAATGACACTTCATTAATCAATTCATCTGCTTTACCTTCTGCTGTGACAAGTGAGCTTGCTTCTTTATCTGCTCTTGCTAATCAAAGCTCTGATCCTCCCACTTCCTCTGTCAACAAATGTTACACTCCATCAGCCACCCCCAACACACAGCGTTCCTCCACACCTGGGCTGGCTATTTTTCCAGGTCTTCCATCCCCATCTGTAGCCAATTCTAGTTCCACTCCTCCCACATTGCCTGCACAGTCACCTTTAACCACTTCACCATCGATTATGCCAGTCAACTGTGGCTCATCAGCCTCCCTCTTGCATGGCACAAGTCCTACTAATCCCGACCAGCAGCTCTcatcagccccagctgccacaAGTATCCCAGTTCTGGTCAAAACAGAACCCATGAGTCCTACCCTGTCGGCCTTCAAAGGTCCTTCTCATTCAGCCAGCCCTTCTCATGGCACCCTAGGACTCTCAGGGCTCGGGCGTGCGTACACCTCAGCAGCTTCAGTGCCCGTCAGCTTGCCCAGTTCCCTGAACCCAGCGCTGTCAGGGCTCTCCTCTTTGAGTGCTCCTCTGAACAACTCCAGTTCTCTGGCTTCCATTTCCCTCGCCCCACACGGCTCCTCTGCTCCCATTGCCCCCGTGTTCAATGGACTTCCTCCTTTCACGTCTCTAACCAGTAACTTTGCCTTTACTGGTAACCCAGCACTGACCCCGCCCGTCACCCTCCCGGGGTCTCTGCTGGCCACCCCGGCTACGAGCGCTGCAGCCGTGCCCGCCCCCCACGCGAGTTCCACCGCCGCCGTGCTCTCAGGACTCGCCGCCTCCGCAGCAGTCTCCGCTCCACCCTTCTCGCTTAACTTGTCCAGTGCTgtcccttcccttttttctgttGCCCAGGGACCTCTGGGATCATCAAACCCATCCTTCCCTGGTTTTCCTGTCTCTAACACACCCTCTGTCACTCCTGCTCTCCCTTCTTTCCCTGGCCTCCAGGCATCTTCTGCAGTAGCAGCAGTTGCACCGTTGCCggcagctgccacagccccatcTCCAGCTCCAGTCCTGCCAGGGTTTGCCTCGGCCTTTAGCTCAAACTTCAACTCTGCACTTGTGGCACAGGCTGG CTTGACTTCTGGACTACAGACTCCAGGAAATGCAGTTTTTCCTGGTCTTTTATCTCTCCCCGGTATCCCTGGCTTTCCCCAAAGTGCCGCACAATCTTCCTTACAAGAATtgcagcacagtgcagctgcacaGTCAGCACTACTACAG gaATAG